ATGTTAATTCAGCGTGGCATTACCAGTGCTGATGTTGTCGAGGATTTCTTGAATCCTTCTGTCAGTGCCTTTCATGACCCGTTTTTGATGCATGATATGCATAAGGGAATTGAACGAATTCAACAAGCCGTCGAAAATGGGGAGCATATTACTGTCTATGGCGATTATGACGCAGATGGGATTACCAGCACAACCGTTATGTACGAGACATTGAGTGATCTGGGTGCTGACGTTGATTATTATATTCCCAACCGATTTACTGAAGGTTACGGCCCGAACGTCGAAGCTTTTCAAAAGATTATTCAAAAGGGTACATCACTGATTGTCACTGTTGATAACGGGGTTGCCGGGAATCAAGCGATTGCAGCTGCAAATGAGTTGCATTGCGATGTGGTGGTAACCGATCATCACTCGCTTCCTGAAAAGTTGCCTGATGCGTATGCGATTATTCATCCGCGGGTAAAAAATGAAAATGGGGATGCTTACCCATTTGGCGATCTTTGTGGCGCTGGCGTGGCTTTTAAAGTTGCTCAAGCGTTGATGGACGAAGTACCGTCTGATCTGATTGATATTACAGCGATCGGAACGGTTGCCGATGTCGTATCGTTACGTGATGAGAATCGCGCAATTGTTAAATTCGGTGTTCAGGCGATTTCAAATAGTCAACGTCCGGGGCTGCTTGCTTTGATTAAGGAAGCCGGCATTGATTTGGGGAGATTTAGCGAAGAAGATATTGGCTTTGGGATTGCTCCCCGTTTGAATTCGCTTGGTCGGATCAAAGATGCCACAGTCGGGGTCGAATTATTATCGACATTTGACGAGGATCGCGCAGGTGAATTAGCCAAATTTGCCAATCAGCAAAACGACTTACGCAAGTCACTTGTCGACCAGTTCTTCACTGAAGCGGTTCAGTCCGTTGAAGATAGTGGCGACATTTCTCAACGGCACACGCTGGTTGTCGTCGGCCATAACTGGCACCAGGGGGTTCTCGGAATCGTTGCAAGTCGACTGGTTGACAAATATCAGCGCCCGACAATCGTCATGACCGACACCGATGGTAGCGAAGAGGTTAAGGGATCCGGCCGTAGTGTCGACAATTTTGATTTATTTAAAGCAATTGACCCCATTCGCGATCAAACGATTGGCTTTGGCGGCCACCATTCTGCAGTTGGATTGACCATCAAGAAGGACAAAGTGCCTGTTTTGAAGGACCAGTTGGAAAAAGCTGCGGAAGAGCAGCAATTGGATTTATCTGTTAAGCCCAAGTTGGCCATTGCCGGCGTTATTCCGGTCTCTCAGGTTACAGCAGTGTTATGTGACCAAATCAAAACTTTGGCACCGTTTGGCCAGGACAACCCTAAGCCCATTTTTCAAGTCCAATTTGATCAGCTCGCCAACGTAAAGGCAATGGGTAAGACCAGTGATCACCTGAAGTTTTCACTGGTTCAAGGCAATAATCGGCTCACTGCGATTGCCTTTGGTCGAGGAAGTGCTGCCGTTGAGCTTCAAAATTCTCAAGCAGCCGTTCAAGTGGTTGGCGAGATTGGGGAAAACACTTGGAATAATCGAACGACGCTCCAATTAATGGTCGATGATCTGAAGCAGACATTACCGCCGGTGATCGATGAGCGGACCCACGAGCTGCACCGAAAGATGTTTGCGACAGTCGGCACTTACGTTTTCTTCCACGAAAAAGTCTTAAAACAGCTGCAAGGATATGTGGGTGACCAATCGCAAGTTGTGATGTATGACCAAGTCACCGAGGCATCGGCTAATGGCAATCGCTTGTATATTGTTGATTGTCCGGACGTGCTTGACGATTTGGTTCAGCTCTTAGCCAAA
Above is a genomic segment from Lentilactobacillus buchneri containing:
- the recJ gene encoding single-stranded-DNA-specific exonuclease RecJ yields the protein MIDSKYKWQLDQPADSSVVDKLAKDANIDPFIAKMLIQRGITSADVVEDFLNPSVSAFHDPFLMHDMHKGIERIQQAVENGEHITVYGDYDADGITSTTVMYETLSDLGADVDYYIPNRFTEGYGPNVEAFQKIIQKGTSLIVTVDNGVAGNQAIAAANELHCDVVVTDHHSLPEKLPDAYAIIHPRVKNENGDAYPFGDLCGAGVAFKVAQALMDEVPSDLIDITAIGTVADVVSLRDENRAIVKFGVQAISNSQRPGLLALIKEAGIDLGRFSEEDIGFGIAPRLNSLGRIKDATVGVELLSTFDEDRAGELAKFANQQNDLRKSLVDQFFTEAVQSVEDSGDISQRHTLVVVGHNWHQGVLGIVASRLVDKYQRPTIVMTDTDGSEEVKGSGRSVDNFDLFKAIDPIRDQTIGFGGHHSAVGLTIKKDKVPVLKDQLEKAAEEQQLDLSVKPKLAIAGVIPVSQVTAVLCDQIKTLAPFGQDNPKPIFQVQFDQLANVKAMGKTSDHLKFSLVQGNNRLTAIAFGRGSAAVELQNSQAAVQVVGEIGENTWNNRTTLQLMVDDLKQTLPPVIDERTHELHRKMFATVGTYVFFHEKVLKQLQGYVGDQSQVVMYDQVTEASANGNRLYIVDCPDVLDDLVQLLAKVQPQTTVLYLYKKQLISKIGMPDRNSYAKLFRFVKEHSNVNIATQLKQISEHLHISARTIIFMVQVFLELDFITIQDRVINLNPNYTARDLKTAPSYHLRVEQLAAEKKLLVSNTHELVSFVKDCLGV